The Spirosoma sp. SC4-14 DNA window GCCTAGTTCGCGGACGATGCCATGAATCCGTGAGCCTTTCATGCCAACGCAGGCTCCTACGGGGTCGATACGGTCGTCGTACGATTCAACAGCTACTTTGGCGCGCTCGCCGGGTTCCCGAACAATTTTCCGAATGGAAATCAGACCATCATAAATTTCGGGGACTTCAATTTCAAACAACCGCTCCAGAAAAACAGGCGATGTGCGCGACAGTACGATTTTGGGCGTACCATTCAGCATGTCGACCCGGCTGATTACGGCTCTAACCGCTTCGCCTTTCCGGTAGCGATCTTTCGGAATCTGTTCAGTACGGGGCAAACTCAGTTCATTGTTTTCTGAATCAACCAAAATAATTTCGTGTTTCAGAATCTGATACACTTCGGCCGTAATCAAATCGCCAACCTGGTCTTTATATTTCTGATAAAGGAGTTCTTTTTCCATGTCCTTTATCTTCTGAATCAGGGTTTGGCGGGCTGTTTGCACAACCCGACGTCCGAAATCTTCCAGTTTTACCTCTTCGGCAACCTGTTCGCCCACTTCGAAATCGTCCTGAATCTTACGCGCTTCAGCGAGAGGAATTTTGTCGTAATCCCAAATATCCTCCGAATCGTCGTCTACAATTTCACGGGTACGCCACATTTCAAGGTCGCCGGTTTCGGCGTTGATAATCACGTCGAAATTTTCGTCGGTACCGAATTTTTTGCGAATCATTGTCCGGAAGACATCTTCCAGAATGGCGATCATGGTGGGCCGATCAATATTTTTCGACCGGGCGAAATCGGCAAACGATTCGATTAATAATCCACTGGTCATTTTTTTAGGTTTCTGTCTACTGCTTTCGATTAGCTGTTGGCGAGTTTCCGTATGAATTTCAGACAGACTACAGCCAACCGAAAACTATTTAAATGATATTTCTACGTTGGCTTTTTTGATCTGCTCAAAGGGAATCGACGTGGCACCAACAATCGGAGCCTGGGCAGCTAAATTCTCTTCTTTTTTCTTTTTACTCTTTGACTTTTTTTCGGGCTCAATCAGAATAACAACTCCCGCATCATCTACCGACTCTAATTTGCCCGAGCGGAGGGTGCCATCCGTTAAGGTAATTAAGAGATTTCGACCAATATTACGAATATATTGACGCGGAAACAGCAATGGATAATCAACACCTGGCGAAGAAACTTCAAGTATAAACGCCGATTCGCCAAAGAAATTTAACTCATCCATCTGGTTACCTAGCTGGCGGCTTATGTCGGCACACTCATCGATGGTAATACCTGCATCACTATCGAGTAAAATTGTGACTTTAATACGACCTCCTCGCCGACCAACCACCTGAACATCAACAATATAAAGGCTTCCGTTGTTCAGGTACGGTTGTAAAAGTTCAATTATTCGTGTTTTGTCGTCCATAAAGTAGGGCTAACAAAAAAGGGAGTTCGACTCCCTTTTTTTAATGACGCCATACGGTAGTAATGGCACAAATATAAGGTGAAATTTAGTACTTCGCAAGTCTGAACTGTAGCATACATTGTGGGTTTATATGGCTAATACTCTATTTTTGGCTCAGAAATAAATTACAGGCTGCTCAACGACATTATGGCGGTAGGTTCTCAAATTGGTCGGTTCATTGGTTTTTTCGTCCGGTCTTTGTTCTGGTCATTGAATTTACTTCTTGCGCTTTATACCCTGGTCAGCTATTGGCTGCTCCACTCGCTTGTTATCCAGCACTGGTCGGCGAGTATGATCATGATT harbors:
- a CDS encoding ribosome maturation factor RimP, which produces MDDKTRIIELLQPYLNNGSLYIVDVQVVGRRGGRIKVTILLDSDAGITIDECADISRQLGNQMDELNFFGESAFILEVSSPGVDYPLLFPRQYIRNIGRNLLITLTDGTLRSGKLESVDDAGVVILIEPEKKSKSKKKKEENLAAQAPIVGATSIPFEQIKKANVEISFK
- the nusA gene encoding transcription termination factor NusA, which encodes MTSGLLIESFADFARSKNIDRPTMIAILEDVFRTMIRKKFGTDENFDVIINAETGDLEMWRTREIVDDDSEDIWDYDKIPLAEARKIQDDFEVGEQVAEEVKLEDFGRRVVQTARQTLIQKIKDMEKELLYQKYKDQVGDLITAEVYQILKHEIILVDSENNELSLPRTEQIPKDRYRKGEAVRAVISRVDMLNGTPKIVLSRTSPVFLERLFEIEVPEIYDGLISIRKIVREPGERAKVAVESYDDRIDPVGACVGMKGSRIHGIVRELGNENIDVINYTENLELLISRALSPAKISSMQIDRDTKRVSVFLKPDQVSLAIGKGGQNIKLAGRLVDMEIDVFRDNEGQEDDEDVDLMEFSDEIDEWMIDELRKVGLDTAKSVLALSKEELVRRTDLEEGTVEEIVNILKQEFE